A stretch of DNA from Strigops habroptila isolate Jane chromosome 10, bStrHab1.2.pri, whole genome shotgun sequence:
GGAAAGGAAGGTATGCAGTGAGCCTTATGAAGGAAGCTGCCTGAGCAGCAAGACAGTCCAAATTTAGAATAAATGCAACATTCCTCATCATCAATTGCTCCATTCCTGTGAAAGTGACTTGCAACATCCTGACATTTTCCCTTTGCATCATCAGTACCATCATGAGGCAGCAATAATGTTAGCAGCAATATAAACCTTCTGTGGCCTTGGCAAAGCCAGATCCAAACAGAGCACATCTGCCTGAAGCTCAACCACACCAGAGGTTGCCCAAATTCAGGAACCCACCCCTGTGAAAATCCCCCTTCCCACTGCAAaagcctgcagctgctgctttgctgctggatACCTGGGCTACCCACGTTTGTGCGACTTGAGCTGATTGACATGCTGTGTGGGCACTGCAGTCCTGCAGccactttttcccttcccctggGCAGTGGCTGGGACCAGCAGCATAGCACAGTGCTTGCCAACTGCTGAGGGTGCAGAGTGGGTACGCAGCAGAGGCTTAGGCCACCTCCATTTCAGCCTGCACAGGTAGCTTTGCCTGTCAGCTGGGCAATGGCAATCGGCTGCTGCCCCCAAGGAGAACAGAAGCAACGGGGAGCAgtctcctctgcttttcccatctCCTGATCCTGCTGGCAGTGGCAGATCAACTGGCTGCTGGTAGGGAGAGATAAAAGTAGCCTTAAACACAATATACATGGGCATGGGTCATCTGGCTGAAGCTGGGTTCCTGTGCAgccaagagctgcagcacaagCTCAGTGCAGGCCAggaagagagcaggagagagaaaagaaccTGCCCATGGTCTAGGAAGAGGGGCTGTCCTTGGAAAGATGACAGACAACCCATGCTCTAGTGTAAGCCCAAGGGATGCTTATGCATTTTGCATGATAATGCACACATGGACAAAGAGTATAAACAAGCTAGGTCCCTTTGTGGAATTGACTAGTGTTTTAATGCACAGCACAAACACTGCCCCTGCTGGGATTTAGTTCATTTATTTAACGACGCAGAAAAGAATATAGCCCTTATGTTCCCCAGGCTATGCTGAATCTTCAAGGCtgatagatttttattttgcttaaggAAGTGAGTGACACTTTTCAGAACTGAAGCGATTTTTAAGGCTCCCAATATACTTTTGTTTACCTCTTGTATTTAAATTGTGTTAATCCAAGTCTTGAAATTATATAAATTCTGATGGAAAGCAATTTCCAAGGCAAGTAACTGGCTGTAAGCCATTGCTAAAAAGAACATAAAGGACTGGACATGACCCTTGGTCTGTCATCTGCTCTCCTGCATCTCCCACATCCACATCTCTTAAATATATCACTTAAAACCTTATAGTGCCTTTTTCTCTGCATAAAAATCAGTCAGtagattttaaattacatttgtatCTTCCTTGAAGTTAGGCACTTGGGATTGTCAAAATCCAAGCAATGGTAGTCACATATAGTGTTTTATTGCTACTACTAATAAATAAACCAtggcaaattaaaatatttaatgtgtaATAACATTGGCATAGCAAAAAAAATGTGGGAATGGCTTTATTAAGGCAAATACAGTACCTCAGGTACGTCCCTTTAAGCAGGACTTCAGAATCTTGAGAGATTATTTTTAGCCAGTCTTAACACTCATCAGTCATCTTTTACTCAGTTGCACACTGTTTAGCATGCTGCTGGCTTCgctctctccctttctttctcatttcagattATGCTAGTTTCTCCtcagtgttttaaaacttaTCAGCTCCCTCACATttcttgcatttgaaaataaagttatCTGTCTACTTTGCGGCAGAGGCTGAACTTTTCTGACTCTTGTCTGAACCCACTACTGACAATTTGGCAAGGGTCAGTTTTGAGCCTCACACTGTGAAGGCTGTTAGTGTCTGTGTCACTTCATTGTAAGGTACATATTTGCAGCTGTTGGCTTTGCTTAAATTAATGCATTCTCTTGAACTGTAGAGAACTCATACCGTTTAGCTCCCTAAACACTGTTTGgcattataaaagaaaatacaatttatactgaaatgaaagaaaaaaatcaggctaTTGATTTGAGCTTTCATTAAGCATATGTTTGTGCAAGAACTAATGCTACCACTGCTTCCAGTAACTAATAATGTTACTACCGAGGCTTCCACATTTGAGCTTTCTTCTAACTGTGAACAGGACCAAGGAATTAAAACAACTGCAGAAAACTAGAAAATTCAACACTCACTCATCTGGCAGTACAGCACACTGCTGTGGATTTAATGGGATTGTTTTTCTACTGCACCTGCTGATCCAAGGTGGCAATATTTATAGTGAGATTTTGAGAAGCCTACTGTTCTATTTAAGGACTGTGTTCATAACCAAACTGATGAATTAAAAGCCCTGAGGAAGATGTTCATGAGATTGTCTGATGGTGGTTACCAAACTCTGTCCTGTTTCCACTTCCGTCACTGCTGATTAGCTTAACAAGCAAGGATTTGGCACCGCGCTCTGAgagctttgaaaggaaaaagaacaaaggacttcacaaaatgacaaaaacaaacaaacaaaaaatccaaaacattaaaaaatagcacAATTTTGAGGAAAAGATGAGTctcacttctttaaaaaaacccaacaacttaTGACATGAAATGTAAACTAATGTTCATTCTAAGTTGTTTGCATTCTATGCAGTCCACCCCAAACCTATGCACCATTTAAGTATTATTTGAAAGAGTTAAGAGAAATTTGTACTTTCTACTGAAATCTTGTGGCATTTACTGTTTCATTtataaaaagctgtttcttggAACAAAGAGATAATGTGACAATCTCATTTGTAAATAAAAGCGCAGGCACTCATATTTGTGTGGTAATGTTAAATGTTCAAATACAACGGAAAATTAATAACAATGTATTTGTAGGGCCTAACATTGTCCTATACTACAAGTAAGTTCTAAGATTGGTTGTTCTTCAAGACTGTATGGAGCTACTATAGCAAAATCATGTAGCAAAATCAAACAAAGAATAGGTAAGGTTACAAATACAGTATTCCTGGGGTCCTTCCAACAGAAGTGCCAAAACCTGGTGAATATTATTTCATTCACTAAGAAGTTATGCAAAAATTATCATCTTTGGTCCACTGTGAACTCTGAGTGAGTAAAGGTTTAATGTGTCTCAGGGGATGCAGCCTCTGATCAGCACTTCTGGAAAGCAAATTTACACAATTTGCACAATTTCTGTCCGGAAAAGGACCCCCAGACAGGTCTCTCAGCTCTTTCtgtttacagtattttcttctcaaaaattTTTTATCTCATCTGAGAGAGACAAACatcctttcaaaacaaagaatgaCTTCATTCCCTGACTCACTGGCAAAAACCAAAAGTGGCTGAAGTGGCAGACTTAACTGCAAGTGAAACTAACAAGTCACAGTTCTCTTTTGAACATTGATTCAAGCCATAAGCAAGCCAAAAAGTCCAAGCAAAGCTGTAAATCAGATTCTGGTCCCATCAATATCAGAGCCAAAATGCAATACTTCAGCCTGTGTAACTGACATTATAATGTGGACCACTCTCCTCTCATGGCAAAGGAAGTGTGTTTTCCAGCAGTAATCTTCACAGTATGCCTGTGATATGGACAGGGCTTTGTAATATTGCTAAGTCAAGACTGCTTCCCAAGGCATAATGTTTTaaggatttggggtttgttaCTGTTCAAAAAGTTTTTCAAACTCTTATGGCTTCATTTGTGATCTTGAACTTGTGAAGGATAATATGTTGGGAGAGTATCACTGCAGACAGACAATTCCTCAGTTCCAAGCTTATAGTCAGCCGGCATTGGGTCGGATTCACccttctgtgctgtgcagtttctcagcTGCAGTTCTTTGGTGAAGCAGAATTCAATCTGACCAATTGTTTGTGCTTTTTCACCCTAGAAACAGGAAGGATGAGATCAGCTTgatggagagaagaaataaatcaattcTTCAGATATACTGCCTTATCTATAGAATACAGTAGTGCTTATTTGTATATTTGCTACttgaaaaatgggaaagagaCAGGTACCAGAGGCATCAACTTTCAACAGCTTATCATACATATTTGTCTTTAAGGAGCAAGCAGACAAGGAAGCAAATTCCAACAACATAATTCAGTAACAATTTGGGGAATCTGCCTAACTAGTAAGTCTCATTACGAAATGCTGTGACATAGATCATCTTAGCATTTACCAAATCTGCACTATACACAGAAGCTGTCCACCTTAATGACGAACTCTGGCTAAACTCTGAATATTGAAGGGTATGTGTAGCCTGAAAGCCACCTTTCATCAACTCTTTTGTAGGATGAGAATTAAGGCAAAGAAAATTctccaaaaaggagaaaataaacttgGTTCTTTAACAGCTGTTACTGTAAAGAATACAGAAGCAAGCTCTCAAAAGtatcagaaatgtcatttttggACTACAGGACACTCTAGGAAGGAAAATATCAACCAGGAATAAGGCAAGCAGGCATGGAAGAAGTTTATATGAAAATCCCCCAAAATACTCAGGTGTGACGAAGtgcatgtggaaaaaaaaatggttttgaaaccACTAAGCAGGACAAAAATATGTGTACAAGACAAAAATTACTATGGTGGGTATTTTttcgttgttgttgttgctgctttggtttggttttgcagtttcttttggttgtggcttttttttttgcttggttttggcttttttttgttgttggggattttatgtttggttttgtttcttttcctcttgttgggtttggggtgtggtagtgatttgatttttttgttttaaaaaacttaaGAACACAGCAAGTGtgtaatgctttttaaacatcAAAGCACCTCCACAACACACTTCAGGCATTGACAAGGCTGGAACTCTGAAAAGGGCTATCTTTCAGTAACTGGAgtgcacattttcctttctatttacCATTAGCTTCAGCTATTAAGCACAGGAGACTCAAGCTGTAAATTACTTTCACATAACTTAAGCAGTATCCCAGTTGTACTAAAAGCAATGGCAGAACTACAGCAGAGCTAGAAACTGGGATTTGTTTTAGCTCTGTATTTCTTCAACATCAAGAGGTGGCTGAGTGTGCAACCCACATTCAAGTCATATTCCTTTGTGGCTTAAAgtaacttaaaaatacattttaaaaatgtaacataGAATCCTTTTCCATGTGAACAAACATCCGAGTATAAAAACCTCAGAGCACTACTAAAGCAAATGAGCTGACAACACACGAGCTATTAAACTCCAACAGCAACTTTATCTTGGCAAGTTTTCATAAAATTGTTGTCTGCGTATGGGCAATAACTCTGCCAAGTGTTTTGTTGTAAACCACTTTTATCAAGCTGAGATAATAAGGAAGCAATTGTACGAGGGAAAACTAtcttgtgggtttggttttttattttctttttcaataaaagcaGAGTAACCtagctggaaaaggaaagaaacagttaTGCAGCCTACCCACGTAATTGTTCAGAACACTATTTTGTTCCTTCAAAATCATTTTTAGGTCAGATATGGTGACCTGCATTTTACACTACAGCACACTCTCTCTGCCTACCACATTCCCTACTGCGTCATGATTCACAGTATAATTGTTGGCAAGGAAAAGTAGAAGTTTTAGACACTGTTGGCTCAAACAGAAAGACTATAGTCATCCTGCCTTTTTTGTACGTCTTTAGGTACAGGCTTTTGACAACAGCCTCTGAGACAAGACTCtgagctgctttatttctgaaCGATTTTGACCACTGAGTAACAACTTCATGCAGAACCTGAGTGTGGCCCAGTGAAGGGAAGACTGCTGTTGACAGACAGTACCCTTGTCAAGGCCAACAGTGACCAGTTCCATTCAGCTCACTCTTACTGGTTCTAGTAATTTACTATATGGCAATTAAGCTATAGTAGGAGGAGTGCAAAGTACTCAACTACAGCAATACTTCTCGCGTGATGGTTACAGCATTCATGGAAGGGATGCTGGTTCAAATCTTTTAAGACAAAGAGATCTTTAAaacccagtgctcccagtttCTGGGTAAGTATACTAACAGCAAAGTTCCTAGGTAAAGAATGGACACTTCTTgcactaaaaatatttctgcattagGAAAAAGCTGTGGCAACAGTAACATAAGATGATATCAGTGGTGCCAGTATGTAAGCAATGTGGTTTCACAAACTCAACTCCAAGAATCAAGCAATAGGTATCTGCAAAGAGCTGTATATACAAGTAACATCCACACCTAAGTTTCACCATGCTGAagatttttcactctttttgcctttgttttttgaTAAAAAGTGCtctttgaaaaaataagttgttgggttttgtttggttgcttttttgtttgtttttcagtttggggGCGTGGCGTtggggagtgtgtgtgtttggggtttttacctCTTCTGGAGGAAGACATTGGATCTTTGGCGTTACACCATAAAATCTTGTAAGAGCTTCCTTTATGGCAGtcatctgaaaaattaaaaagcttatATAAATTAGTAAGTCACTAGCGCATCTTCTAACAGCTCCTACACTTGTTTAGTTCACAAAAACTTAGATAAAGCACAACATTAAAGAActatacaatttttaaaagattacttattttctattaattacTTATTAGTTGAAATTGCTCAACTCCTGCTGAAAAAAAGTATATGCATGTGACTGTTTTATAAAAGATTGCTTCTTACCTCGTAATATGAACTGCTTGGCTTTATTCCAGCTTTCAGGAGACAACtgaaacaaagataaaacattttttccatggCTCCTGTATGGAAATGTAACTTCATAATCACTAGGTAAACAGATAATCTTAGTGAGAATTTGGCAGGAATTACAGCAATGAGGAGCAAGGGAAGCTCTGCCAGGCCAAGGAAAGGTTCTCCTTTTCTGAAAGGCCACTCCCATCCAACTTAGCAGGGTCAGGAAGAACCCTCTCCTCCACCTTAATCTGAGGAAATGGGAAAGTTGAGTCTTCAGACACAGCTACAGGAAAGGCAGTATTACTGTTATTTGCTGGACCTTCAGAATGCTCCGTTGAGTGCCAAGTAGGACATGCAGTTTAACTGCTTTGTTTCCCCTGCCTTGAGCAATACCCAGGTGCACTGGTCATCAGAGAGGGACAGAGGCAGACCTGTAAGGCTGCTCTAGGCACCCTCATGTTCTAACATAGGACGGGCTTGCTAGAGTGGGAGGTGTATAGCACACTGGGAGAGGGACATGGTGCATGGATCTGGACCAACACCAGggcagaaatgtttcctaatgaatatgttttctgaagaggaaaaggttGGTCACATCAGAGAAACAAGGTAACTCTCATGAACCTCAGGCCTGTATATCCCTTCCTTTAAATTACTGAATCTAAAATCTAAATCTTCCTGAGGGAAGTCTGTACTCCCAGGTTGACAAGACTCAGGACACAATAGGTGCCAAGTCTCTAAGTCCCAGCTTCTTCTGTAAGGAGTAGGAATGTTCAGCATCTTGCAGGATTTAGTCCATAACCACTGATAATGCTCAACCCTTCCAGGGTCAGGTTCTGCACAGGGAAGGTTTAACCCAGTTGAGTAAAGGCCTAGCTGTGTGGCATAGTCATTTTACCCTTGATATAAGGAGGCAAATAAAATAGATGATGTTCTGTTATTCTTACAGAAGCCTGCAAGATGTTCTCTTTTTAACAATTTGCTTTTTGGAAACAATCTTTTAATCactagcattattttttttcattgaagtaTAAATGAAGTAATGAGAACATTACCAATCTTTATTCTTTCCAGTaaagattaaattaattatGCTCATTTTTACAATGGAGAATATGCTCTGAGCAATTAATTTCAACATGTTTCAATCTCTATTCTTTTTTGGTGTTACACATGCTGATAGAGCCACATAATAAGTGACTGTGtcatctgtaaaatgttttaGTCACACCATCACAGCTACTTAGACAATTGACTTATCAGACATTATTAACACTATATATGACATGCTCTTAAGCACTGTGTCTAGAAAAGTCTGATTAAGTTTTACAAGATGCCTATAAAAACGGTGGGGGgagacttttttccctttttcctttgcGCATATGCAAAGTGAATGAGACTTTGTTAGGAGATTGTTCTGTCAGTGTCAGAACATAAACAGCattttaggattaaaaaaaaaaaaaaaggtatgtttCTAGCTACAAAAGAACTTACTTATTTCCTCTCTCAGATAGTCTCATCTTACTGAGAGAGAGAATTCATGCTCAACAAATCCGTGTCAAACATCCTCCTACCCATACCAAGCACTGATCAGGAAAGGACTCCGGCCTCCTGGCATTCACCTGCAGCcaatatgtgtatatacagtGCTTGGACAAGCCACCACATTCCCATTAAGATTTGCTATCTGGAATGGCCAGTGCTTTGGAACCATGAGGAGGAATCAGCCGCTAGGAAAAAGCAAGAGTGTCACATTGCAGTTATTTGAAAGGATAGCATAGGGCTGCCTGCAGTGGCTGAACACCACCCTTCAGGACACCCTGCCTTGCTGTTAACTCTCAGCCTTTTACCCCAGCTGTTCTAATGATTTTGCCTGCAGCTTGTCCCTTCCTCTGAGCAGAGCACTGTCTTTTCTAAAAACAAACGTTTGGGCTTCAGTATGACTCAGAAGTTTGGGTGTTCCTGTCACCTGATTTAGAAGTTTACTGGTACCATAGCTTTAGGTAGCAACATATAGCCCATACAGCTTCTCAAAACTTACTGGCTCACATTGTCAAAAATGATGCTGCGAAGAATGCTGCTGGCTTACCAGACTCTGAAGTGATCAGAGAAATACTTCTCAGAGTACACAACCCTTCCTCTGAACTCCagtactaaaaataatttatgctaATACTCATTTCCCTTCTACCATCAGATATTTAGACTTTTTTTAGGCTAGACTTGAAACTTTTAGAaactgtttgaaataaaatgcagaccATGGACTTCACTTATGTACCTGTTAAGATCGACATGATGGTAGAGTTCTAAGGCTTTACCAAAGTATTTCTTCTGAGAATTAAGGACCTGAAGCGTGGCTGCACAGGTGCCATGTTTCTCCCACTCATGTTTCCTataggagaaaagcaaaatttaagttttagaaaatattatttgcagGTACATTTGCTGTGCAAGCTACCCAATATACTTAAATCAAGTATCTGAAAGgctggatgctggagagggactcttcattagggactttagtgataggacaaggggtaacaggtttaACCTAaaaaggggaagtttaggttaaatataaggaagaagttctttactgtgagggtggtgaggcactagaacggattgcccaaggaagttgcgaatgctccatccctagcagtgttcaaggtcaggttggacggagtctcgggtggcatggtttagtgcgaggtgtccctgctcatggcaggggggttggaactagatgatcttaaggtccttcccaaccctaactattctatgattctaagttagCCCAGTCTGGATGTTTAGTTTTTTTAGCTGTCTCCCTTGaatcagtttgctttttaaataattaagtgAAGGAATTTATGAAGTATATCATGCTCTTATGATACAAAGGTCTCCTGACGTATTACAAAGAGATGTTTGGAGGTCAGAACAGTAAGAATTTGcctagaaaacatttctaagcATTGTGTAAATTTTTGTGGAGTCTTTGATACTAAACATACTTGCAAAGCACTAAAaatttttcagaactgaaaCTGCAGTTTCATTATTCCACCTTATCCTCGGTGGAATAGTGAAACTGCACAAGCTGCTAAGACGAGACTGTTGCCTCAACTTCTACTTTGGCCTGTGGCAGTATTTTGATAGGCCTGCTCTCAAGTCTTGCTTCTGTTCTACTACCAAGTCTTCTAATACCAAGGAacagagtgaaaaagaaagcaatttttgcTATTCTATGGCAAACTCAAACAGGACCAATAATGAGGCAAAGTGTTGTGCCTGTCTTTTGAAGGCTTTCACGAGTACGTAAGTGTCCTGCTGATTccagaaaaaaggcagagataCAGAGCCAAAGATCTCATGGTGCTCAAGAAGCACATTATTGCTAATCTGGAACTGTTATTGGAGTGGTTTTGTCCAGTTCGCACTGACCACAGGTCCCAGGCAGTGGCCCTGTCGGGATGCCAGGTGAAAATACACAGAGCTACCCACAGG
This window harbors:
- the RNASET2 gene encoding ribonuclease T2 yields the protein MKPAKLRCWVLGWFSMALCGWCTSDKFTQSDNHPHTWKKLYLVHHWPVTVCKMSANDCEHPPEYWTIHGLWPDKTEECNRTWHFNVNEIKDLLSDMRHSWPDVLHSSLNRTQFWKHEWEKHGTCAATLQVLNSQKKYFGKALELYHHVDLNSCLLKAGIKPSSSYYEMTAIKEALTRFYGVTPKIQCLPPEEGEKAQTIGQIEFCFTKELQLRNCTAQKGESDPMPADYKLGTEELSVCSDTLPTYYPSQVQDHK